In Miscanthus floridulus cultivar M001 chromosome 8, ASM1932011v1, whole genome shotgun sequence, the sequence gttgttgtttttaACTGAACATGCGGTTCACTGTGCAAACCTCCGATCATTCGAGGAACAAACGCCAGAGACAAAGCTGATAAAAGAGTAGCTAAAGGCGTGTCCTTTCCGCTCTGTCTGTTTGTCGACTTGGCAGGTCACTCGTGGTCGCTCCCCTTCGCCGCGCGCTGCGTCGCCGTCGCCTCCGCCAGGCCGCAGCAACCCCAGCCCCAGCAACAGAGGCCGCCGGAGCGGAAGGCGTGCGGCGGCTTCATGGACGCCGGCTCCAGATCCAGCGGCGGCGCGGgattcgacgacgacgacggcctcGCCGCCCGCCGCGAGGTCTCCTCCTCGCTCAAAGGTAGCGCACCTCAATTATGCTAAATCTGGCTCTCTGGTTCGTGTTGCTGGAGCCGTTTGGGCGGTTCGGTGGTGAAAAGAGGCGATTCTGACGGGGTTTTGGTGCTCTTTATTTGTGTTGTTTCTGGGTTCCAGACCTCAGGGTGGAGGCTAAGGGCGGGAGCTGCAGCGGCAGCGCCGGGACGGACCAGCTGCCCAACACGCCACGCTCTAAGCACTCCGCCACGGAGCAGCGAAGGCGCAGCAAGATCAATGACAGGTGGGCTGACGCAGCTTTTCTAGATCATTCAGAAATAGTTGGCCGTATGGCCGTAGCCGTGCGTGCTAGGAAGCACATTTTCGCTGTTTAACGCGGTGATGTCAAGATTTTCCTCGGAGCTGTTATGGTAAGTCAGTTGGATACAGCTCGATTTGCACGTGTAGTCTCTAATCTGGCACATGAGGATACAAGTATGCTGCAGTTACTATTTGGTTTGACAGGGAAAAAGTCCGACAGGTTACCTCTGGGATGCAgacatgcagtgatgatgatggtggCTCTGCTGTTTTTGTAGAACCAGGATAGATAGTGTAGTACATGTGGTTAGGGGGTCTGTTTCTCAGCTGGGGATTGAGATATTATGGGCCTGTGTTCAGAAACCATGTGCTGCTGACCCTGAAGAATGCTAGCACAAGTGAATCTTTAGCTCCATATGTATTGTGCTTTGAAATGTTCTGTTTTCTTTCCCGATAAGATATTATTGTATGGCACTAAGAAATAAGCACTGTTCAGAGCACTAAACATGCATTCGATCTAACTTTTCTACTCCTATAATCCTTTAACAGGTTTCAAATACTTAGAGAAATTTTGCCACAAAATGATCAAAAGCGAGACAAAGCATCATTTCTTCTAGAGGTAAGCATTTTATTCTTTTAAGGCGAAGACATTGCAGCAGTTACGTCAGCATAATCTGTTCCCATCTGATATTTTACTAATCCGTCGACAATTGCTGTACATCTGGTATTTTACTAATCCGTTGACAATTGCTTTAATGCAGGTCATTGAATACATAAGGTTTTTGCAAGAGAAAGTAGAAAAGCACGAGGCTTCACAACCAGAGTGGAACCAAGAAAATGCAAAGATCATGCCGTGGTCTAACATCTACTTCCGGTCTTCCTGGAAAAACTCACAGGTAAGCTATCAACAGGACTTTACTTTCTGCACGGTGAGGCTTCTGAGGGTGAGATTTTAACCAGCCCCTTGACTGCATCTTATCCATGTGCTGCAGAACAAGGACGAAATAAGCGGAGATCCGGCCTCTGATCCATCAGAAGTCATAAAAAATGGCTCCTCCCCACGGTTTCCTTTTGGTGCAAAGCCTGAGGACCTTAACAGTGCAGGTGCATTTGAAGATGCACAGGAACGGGTGGAACCAAAGGGTTGTGTGCCTTACAAACAAGATGAAACTCCCAATAATGTTACAGGTATGGCTTTCTTGACCCAGTTACCGTTTGACAACACGCAACAGTTTTTGTACTCCTCTTCATTAGAACTACTAATTGTTTCTGTAGTTAATGGAATATGTTTTTATTCATGTGCAGACAATGTCGCCTCCCAGAAAGCAACGCAATTGACAAATCTATCACCCTCAGACGACTTGGCAGGCCACAACCCTGAACTGGCAATAGATGAGGGGACAATCAGCTTGTCAAGCCAATATTCCCAAGGGTATGTGCCATCAGTGTATACTAACAAAACAATTTCTTTTCTTTCGAAGGTTTACCAAATCATCTGTATTTTTTATGTGCTCTGTTTTCGGAATGCTGTTTCTTGCATTTGCAGCACTTGAATTCTGTGTAGTTTCTCAGTGAAACGTTTTGATTCTAATCTTGCCCCCTCTTATTACAGCTTGCTTACTACCTTGAATCTTGCGCTGCAAAACTCGGGCATAGATTTGTCAGAAGCTAGCATCTCGGTGCAGATCAATCTTGGCAAGCGGGCTATCAAGAGGTGCAATCCTGGGTCAAACTCCACTTCCAAGGTACTACTAGTCATCTATCTAgagtgtatgtatatatatatatatttggtttcATTTTCAAAACATTGCTGTAGTCTTTGCTGCTTTTCCTCGCAAAATTCTTACAGAAACCCAACCCTTTGCATCGCAGGATCTCATCAACCAAGCGTCTCGCGATCAAGAAGACGTTGGGCAGCAGCTAATAAGGTCAGGGGACGGCACTAGAGAACACTCGCGGGCAACCAAGCGGCACAGATCAGAGAGATAACAGCCGCCGGCTGCTCATTGGCCATCGCCGACGGCAAGAGAATTTTTCTTGGCGGTCACCCACAACGAGAATTGGGAGCCTCGATGGATGCTGCGTGTATGCTAAGCCTTCCTGTGACGGGCAGGCAATGACACGCGATTGCTTATGCTGCTGCTGCATTCTTTGATTGATTCGATTGCGTCTAGTGCttaggctgctgctgctacttcCGTCGTAGACTGTCAAGCTGCTCTTGTTCATAGCGTAGGCTTCCATTGTTGGGTATGAGAAGGTGGGGTTCCATCCCCTCCTCCTCCGTGACACCTCCCTTGTAGCGTAGCGTACATACATGTTCTTCTGATGCTCGGTTCGGTTCTTTCGCCGGCCACTGTGCA encodes:
- the LOC136476828 gene encoding transcription factor BIM1-like isoform X2 is translated as MMGASGAGDAQGAVHDLFCAAANSSMFHFKIPKTCFFLKTHDFLQPLERPPPPQSPPPQAPAEKLLHQHALPGGIGTFSISHGGAATAVKQEQQQPQPFALWGQPDPRGHSWSLPFAARCVAVASARPQQPQPQQQRPPERKACGGFMDAGSRSSGGAGFDDDDGLAARREVSSSLKDLRVEAKGGSCSGSAGTDQLPNTPRSKHSATEQRRRSKINDRFQILREILPQNDQKRDKASFLLEVIEYIRFLQEKVEKHEASQPEWNQENAKIMPWSNIYFRSSWKNSQNKDEISGDPASDPSEVIKNGSSPRFPFGAKPEDLNSAGAFEDAQERVEPKGCVPYKQDETPNNVTDNVASQKATQLTNLSPSDDLAGHNPELAIDEGTISLSSQYSQGLLTTLNLALQNSGIDLSEASISVQINLGKRAIKRCNPGSNSTSKDLINQASRDQEDVGQQLIRSGDGTREHSRATKRHRSER
- the LOC136476828 gene encoding transcription factor BIM1-like isoform X1, translating into MGLQGDKATHDFLSLYTAAKDATLPLPLPLLQESKLPPAPTPTPPSHQGFFLKTHDFLQPLERPPPPQSPPPQAPAEKLLHQHALPGGIGTFSISHGGAATAVKQEQQQPQPFALWGQPDPRGHSWSLPFAARCVAVASARPQQPQPQQQRPPERKACGGFMDAGSRSSGGAGFDDDDGLAARREVSSSLKDLRVEAKGGSCSGSAGTDQLPNTPRSKHSATEQRRRSKINDRFQILREILPQNDQKRDKASFLLEVIEYIRFLQEKVEKHEASQPEWNQENAKIMPWSNIYFRSSWKNSQNKDEISGDPASDPSEVIKNGSSPRFPFGAKPEDLNSAGAFEDAQERVEPKGCVPYKQDETPNNVTDNVASQKATQLTNLSPSDDLAGHNPELAIDEGTISLSSQYSQGLLTTLNLALQNSGIDLSEASISVQINLGKRAIKRCNPGSNSTSKDLINQASRDQEDVGQQLIRSGDGTREHSRATKRHRSER